The Patagioenas fasciata isolate bPatFas1 chromosome 3, bPatFas1.hap1, whole genome shotgun sequence genome contains a region encoding:
- the RSPH3 gene encoding radial spoke head protein 3 homolog, translated as MLPARDSEKAAAAAAALAVPYSYSSRPRALPTRPKYRAPPDAAEPEKEPVRYANLMYDRRVVRGNTYALQVIPACTHPNPLEIQRQRETRRKALARKRTKEQEQSRTPEPVEGREHVHVQTELYLEEISDWVIGVDTECQTDAFLDRPPTPLFIPAKTGKDVATQIEEGELFDFDIEVKPILEVLVGKTVEQALLEVMEEEELARLWAHQCAYTELRNAELAEVQRLEEQDRRYREEKERRKRQHKELLQKQKETTEKIAARAFAKRYLADLIPSVFNNLHESGFFYDPIERDIETEFLPWLMTEVEETLERKVMGRTMLDSLIRTVVEKRLDAFSSQPPFDQTEEPAEEPKPTNAEPQVAIETDADDQPVTEEKEADKVVAEAQRPRRISFMLHDSDQAETQDLETE; from the exons ATGCTGCCAGCCCGCGACTCGGagaaggcggcggcggcggcggctgccctAGCCGTGCCCTACAGCTACTCCAGCCGACCCCGCGCCCTGCCCACCCGCCCGAAGTACCGAGCGCCGCCAGACGCGGCCGAGCC GGAGAAGGAACCTGTTCGTTATGCCAACCTCATGTATGACAGGAGAGTGGTGCGTGGCAACACTTACGCCCTTCAAGTCATACCTGCG TGTACCCACCCCAATCCCCTTGAGATTCAAAGGCAGAGGGAAACACGGAGAAAAGCACTGGCTAGAAAGCGCACAAAAGAGCAAGAGCAATCAAGAACACCTGAGCCTGTGGAAGGCAGAGAGCATGTTCATGTGCAGACAG AGCTGTATTTGGAAGAGATTAGCGACTGGGTAATAGGGGTTGATACAGAGTGTCAAACAGATGCATTTTTGGACAGACCACCCACTCCGCTCTTCATACCAGCCAAAACAGGGAAAGATGTGGCCACGCAAATAGAGGAAGGAGAG TTGTTTGACTTTGACATTGAAGTCAAGCCAATCCTGGAAGTGTTGGTTGGGAAGACGGTTGAGCAAGCTTTGCTGGAAGTCATGGAGGAAGAAGAGCTGGCCCGGCTATGGGCACATCAGTGCGCCTACACAGAGCTGCGTAATGCAGAGCTTGCTGAAGTACAGCGCCTGGAAGAGCAGGACAGGCGATACAGAGAGGAGAAG GAGCGTCGCAAACGCCAGCACAAGGAACTGCTGCAAAAACAGAAAGAGACCACAGAGAAAATTGCAGCTCGGGCATTTGCGAAGCGTTACCTGGCTGATCTCATTCCCTCGGTCTTCAACAATCTTCAtgaaagtggttttttttatgaCCCTATAGAAAGAG ATATTGAGACAGAATTCCTTCCATGGCTGATGACAGAAGTGGAAGAAACACTAGAGAGGAAGGTTATGGGGAGGACAATGCTTGACT CCCTGATTCGTACAGTGGTTGAAAAACGCTTAGATGCATTTAGCTCTCAACCTCCATTTGATCAGACAGAGGAACCTGCTGAAGAGCCCAAGCCAACAAATGCAGAACCCCAGGTGGCCATTGAGACAGATGCTGATGACCAACCAGTCACAGAAGAAAAAGAGGCTGACAAAGTTGTTGCTGAGGCACAGCGTCCACGACGTATCTCTTTCATGTTACATGACTCAGATCAAGCAGAAACACAGGATTTGGAAACTGAGTAG